ATGCCGAGACCCGACCCACCACGCTCTCCGTGCTTCCAGAACTTCGTGAAGACCCGTTGCCGGATCGTGTCCGGGATGCCGGTGCCCTGGTCATCGACGGTGAGCTGGAGGCCGGGAAAATCGGCCCACGCCGGGATCTCCTGGAGGCGGACCGTGACGGTGCCGTCGCCGTGCCGCACCGCGTTCTCGACCAGGTTGGTCACGACCTGGGTGAACTTGTCGGGATCAGCCAGCACCTCGGGAAGATCGTCGTCGACCTCGAGCTCGACCGGACGGGACGTGCCCTGTCGCACGGACTCGACCACACGCCCCACGAGCAGCTCGGGCGCACAGGCGCGCGGGTAGAGCTGGAGCCGACCGGTGTCGATGCGCGCGACGTCGAGCAGCTCCGCGATCAGCCGGCTCAACCGGTCCGCGTCCGAGTGGACGGTGGCGAGCATGAGCTTCTTCTGGTCGTCGTTGAGCTTGTCCCAGCGGTTGATGAGCGCCTGCACGAAGCCCTTCACACCGGTCAGCGGCGAGCGCAGCTCGTGGGCGACGGTGGCGACGAGATCGGACCGCTCCCGGTCGAGGCGGGCCCGTCCCCGTCCTGAGCGCAGCGTCACCGCGATCTGGATGATCTCGCGACCCTCGCGGTGGATCCGTGCCGCGACGAGCACCTCGCTGCCGTCCGGCAGGATCCAGGACTGCTCGGGCACACCGGTCCGCGTGTGCAGCCCCGACCACGGCTGGTTGAACTCGCTCCAGGTGCGGGCCTCGGTGTCCTGCAGCAGGAGTACGTCGGCGAGCGGCTGGCCGGCGGCCACCCCGCCATCGACGTGGAGCATGCGGGCGGCGCGGTCGTTGACCCGCACCACCCGGCCCGCGCCGTCGGCGATCACCACGCCGTCCGGCAACGCATCGAGAAGGTCCACGCGCCCACGCTAGGGCATGCGGGCCTCACCGGTGTCGTGCGTCATCGCCTCACGGGAGGGCGAGCGGGTCAGCGCTGGGCTCGGGCCGACGCGTAGAGGAACACGGCCGCCGCCGTCGCCAGGTTCAGGCTCTCGGCCTGGCCGAAGATCGGGATGCTGACCACCTCGTCGGCAGCATCGCGCAGCTCGGCCGGGATGCCCCAGGCCTCGTTGCCGAGAAGCCACGCCGTCGGAGCCGCCAGCAGGTCATCGGCCTCGAAGAGCGTGCGTCCGTCCATGTCGGCAGCAAGTACGCCGAGTCCGGCAGCCTGCGAGGCGCGCACGGCCGCCAGCGGATCACGCTCGATGGCCACGGGCAGGTGGAACACCGAGCCGACGGAGGCCCGGACCGTCTTCGGGTTGTAGAGGTCGACCGCGTCGCCGGCCAGGATCACGGCATCGGCCCCGGCTGCGTCGGCCGTGCGGATCACCGTGCCGGCGTTGCCGGGATCGCGCACGTCGGAGCAGATGACCACCAGGCGGGGCGCGGGCCGATCGACCGGTGACAGCACGTGGTCGAGCGGGCGGTCGATGAACCGGCAGACGGCGATGACTCCGGCCGGGGTGACCGCGTCGGAGAGCGATGCGAGCGCACGGTCGTCGACCAGCGTCCACGGGACATCCGGCAGGCCGGCGGCGGTGGCCGCCAGCGCGGCGTACTGCTCGGTGGCGGCGGGGGTCGCGAAGATCTCGATGACGCAGCCTTCAACCGTCAGCGCGCCCTCGACTGCCTTCGGACCGTCGGCGAGGAATCGCCGCGTTTCGGTCCGGGAAGCACGACGGGCGAGCTTCCGTGCCTCCTTGACCCGGGTGTTGCCCGAGGTCAGGGGTTCGGCAGGGAAGCTCGCCACGTCAGTGAATTGCGAGCGAAGCTCAGGCGGAGGCCGGAGCGTTCACGTCGGCCGGCAGAGCAGCCTTCGCAGCGGCAACCAGAGCCGAGAACGCCGGAGCGTCGTTGACGGCCAGGTCGGCCAGGATCTTGCGGTCGACCTCGACGCCAGCCAGGTTCAGGCCCTGGATGAAGCGGTTGTAGGTCATGCCCTCGGCGCGAGCCGCGGCGTTGATGCGCTGGATCCACAGCTTGCGGAAGTTGCCCTTGTTCTTGCGGCGGTCGTTGTAGCTGTAGACGAGGGAGTGGGTGACCTGCTCCTTCGCCTTGCGGTACAGGCGCGAACGCTGTCCGCGGTAGCCGGACGCCCGCTCGAGGACGACCCGGCGCTTCTTCTGGGCGTTTACCGCCCGCTTGACGCGTGCCATTTCAGTGCTCCTTGGTGCTCAAAAAATCAGGGGGAAGGCCGGACTACGGCCAGACTGCAGAAGGTCAGAGACCCAGCATCTTCTTGGCGCGCGGAACGTCGGCCTTGGCCACTTCCACCGTGCCGGAAAGGCGGCGGGTGACCTTGGTGGCCTTCTTCTCGAGGTTGTGGCGCTTGCCGGCCTGCTCGCGCAGGATCTTGCCGGAGCCCGTCACCTTGAAGCGCTTCTTGGCACCGGAGTGCGTCTTGTTCTTCGGCATCTCTTTGCTCTCTATCTCTACTGGTCTCGTCAGAGGTCGATGTCGGGGTCGAGGGCCTCGTTGGCCCGCTTCGCCTTCTTTTCGGAGGACGGCGTCGGCTGGGTGGCGACGCGCTCGGCGCGCACCTCTT
This genomic interval from Nocardioides cavernaquae contains the following:
- a CDS encoding ATP-binding protein; this encodes MDLLDALPDGVVIADGAGRVVRVNDRAARMLHVDGGVAAGQPLADVLLLQDTEARTWSEFNQPWSGLHTRTGVPEQSWILPDGSEVLVAARIHREGREIIQIAVTLRSGRGRARLDRERSDLVATVAHELRSPLTGVKGFVQALINRWDKLNDDQKKLMLATVHSDADRLSRLIAELLDVARIDTGRLQLYPRACAPELLVGRVVESVRQGTSRPVELEVDDDLPEVLADPDKFTQVVTNLVENAVRHGDGTVTVRLQEIPAWADFPGLQLTVDDQGTGIPDTIRQRVFTKFWKHGERGGSGLGMYLVNGLVRAHGGQVEIEDAPGGGARIVILWPSARD
- the rplT gene encoding 50S ribosomal protein L20, translated to MARVKRAVNAQKKRRVVLERASGYRGQRSRLYRKAKEQVTHSLVYSYNDRRKNKGNFRKLWIQRINAAARAEGMTYNRFIQGLNLAGVEVDRKILADLAVNDAPAFSALVAAAKAALPADVNAPASA
- a CDS encoding TrmH family RNA methyltransferase, which produces MASFPAEPLTSGNTRVKEARKLARRASRTETRRFLADGPKAVEGALTVEGCVIEIFATPAATEQYAALAATAAGLPDVPWTLVDDRALASLSDAVTPAGVIAVCRFIDRPLDHVLSPVDRPAPRLVVICSDVRDPGNAGTVIRTADAAGADAVILAGDAVDLYNPKTVRASVGSVFHLPVAIERDPLAAVRASQAAGLGVLAADMDGRTLFEADDLLAAPTAWLLGNEAWGIPAELRDAADEVVSIPIFGQAESLNLATAAAVFLYASARAQR
- the rpmI gene encoding 50S ribosomal protein L35, with protein sequence MPKNKTHSGAKKRFKVTGSGKILREQAGKRHNLEKKATKVTRRLSGTVEVAKADVPRAKKMLGL